DNA from Desmodus rotundus isolate HL8 chromosome X, HLdesRot8A.1, whole genome shotgun sequence:
TATGCCGATCAACTGAACATCGATTATATGGCCAACAGACCTCAAAGCCTACATCTAGAAATGACTGCAGCCAATAATACCAACAATAACCAGAGTCCTTCCACCTCTTCAACAAAATCTTCTAGCACTCATAGGGCAGTAATCTCTCCTGAGGGAGAATGTTCCATGGATGACCTTTCCTTCTATGTCAACCGACTATCTAATCTGGTAATCCAGATGGCCCATAAGGAAATCAAGGACAAATTGGAAAATGGAAGCAAATGTTATCATTATTCAATCTATCCACCCTCtggggacaaagggaaaaatggccccCGCAGTGCTGTGAGCAAGATTGCTTCTGAAATGGTCCACGATGCGGTGGAAATGACCTCTGCAGAAGTCCGAGGCACTGGGGAAGAGGGCAAGGAAGGTGGCCGAAAAACATTTATGTATAGTGAATTATCCAACAAGAGCAAGGGAGGAGACAAACAGATGTGCCAAAAAGATAGCAAAGAATTCACAGACACTCTCAGTAAAGGGCTCATGGTTTATGCAAATCAAGTGGCATCTGACATGATGGTTTCTGTTATGAGGAGCTTGAAAGTGCATACTTCTGGGAAGCCAATTCCTGCCTGTGTGGTCCTGAAGAGGGTGTTGTTAAAACACACCAAGGAAATTGTGTCTGATTTGATTGACTCCTTCTTGAAGAACCTGCATAGTGTCACTGGGGTCCTGATGACTGACTCTGACTTTGTCTCAGCTGTCAAGAGGAATCTGTTCAACCATGGAAAACAAAATGCTACAGATATATTGGAGGCCATGCTGAAGCGCCTGGTCTGTGCTATGCTTGGAGAGAAGGAGACTAAATCACAGAGTCTGTTGTATGCATCTTTGAAAGCTGGGTCTCATGATCTCAAATGCAAGAACCAAAGTAAAAATCAAAGTCTTGAATTCTCTACCATGAAAGCTGAGATGAAGGGGAAGGacaaatgcaaagtaaaaccagatGAATACAAGTCATTGATTAGTGCTGAAAGAGTCGGTGAACACATCCTCAAGGAGAGCCTGGCCATGTGGAACCAAACACAAGGAAACCAAGGCAAGATTGCTGGCAAAGCATGCACcaatatggaagaaaaaagagaaaatatcagcCCTTCCACATATTTGCTGGCAAAGGACTTGATTGTCTCTGCCCTTATGCTGATTCAGTACCACCTGACCCAGCAGGCCAAGGGCAAAGATACACTTGAAGAAGACTGTCCTGGTTCTACCATGGGCTATATGACCCAGAGTGCTCAATACGAAAAGAATGTAGGTGGCCACACTGCCAAGGCACTTTCAATGAAACATCTAGAGTCTCGTGTAGCTCCTGGGTCATCTGCCTGTGTAAAGGAGTCTCAACAGACAGACTGCCAAAAGTCAGATATGTCAAACATTGTTCTATCGCTGATTCAGAAACTGCTCAGTGAGAGTACCTGCAACAGGGACAGTCAGAGCACCTTTAACATTGATGAGCAATCTGAAGTTGAGAGCAAGCCTTCTGAGTTCAGTTCAAACAAAGCAACTTTCATGTCTGAGAGAGTGGAAGAACAATTCCAGGACAATTCAGAACTTGACTTTGTCAGCGGGACGAAGCAAATGAACCGACAATTCATTGATCAACTGGTAGAATCTGTGATGAAGCTGTGCCTTATCATGGCTAAGTATAGCAACAACAAGGAAGCCCTTGCCGAGTTGGAAGAACAAGCCTTGGCAAACAACCCTAGTTACCAGGTTGGTGGCCCCAGATGTAATCATGATGGTGCAATGTCACATCAAGCATTTCCTGGGCCAGAAGTCATCGTCAATAATCAGTGCTCAACAAGTAGTTTGCAGAAACAGCTCCAGGCTGTCCTGCAGTGGATTGCAGCCTCCCAATTTAATGTGCCAATGCTCTATTTCATGGGAGATGATGATGGACAACTGGAGAAGGTAAGCAATGACAAAGCACAAGAAGAAAGATAGTTGGAATGGGCAGGGAGAAAAAATTGTACTTAGAGCTCAAGAACAGTCCAAACTTTTTTCAAGTCTACTCTTTACCAGGTCCCTTATGAATTACTTTCACTtcataaaaagacacaaaaatgatGAACCATTAATTGAGGCTGTGGCACCTCAAGGTCTGTAAATTTAAGCCAAGAGGAGGAGAGTAAGAAGAGCTTTGTTTTATCAGTATCCTTTAAACAAACTATCTGGTAAAATATGTTTTAGGGAGGTGGGGGAATGGCAACCCCTAAACTTGACCTAGCAATCAGCACAGACTAACCAAAGGACCCAGCCCTTGGTGAGAAGTATTTAGTAAACACAACtgattccagatttttttttttttgatgctcaGAAAGgaagtataattttcattttgatctATGACATTAGAGGAAGGtcaaggaaaaaggagaagaaagccaGTCCTGTATCTGTGGCAGCTTTTACTCTAATCTTAGAATCATGGGTGGAAAGGTGGGTTAAAGAGTTAGTTCGCTTTATCCATCTGGGTCCCTTCTCCAAAAGTTTCACATGGTTCAAACTATCTCTGCTGTCTCCACAGCTTCCACAAGTATCAGCTAAGGCAGCAGAGAAGGGATATAGTGTCGGAGATCTCCTTCAAGAAGTCATGAAGTTTGCCAAGGAACGACAATTGGATGAAGCCGTGGGCAACATGACTAGAAAACAACTGCTGGACTGGCTGCTCACTAACCTGTGAAGTGACAATACCTTAAACACCTCTGTAGttacccctccctgccccacagcagCATTCCACACCATCTGAGCACCCCTTCATTAGGCAAGTTGAACAACATGCTACACAATTGTATTTCCCAATACATCTGAGCAGTTGGACTGTGCAAGTATAAGGTGTTAAATAAGCTAGGCAAcaacatgaataaaaaaataaaaaatgtgtcattgTTTCCTTAATAAGATATATCTAAGGCAAAAGACGGGAGTGGGTCTAATTCCAAGGACTGGTAATACAGTGTTGAACTTCGGTCCAGATCTGACCCTGAGTTATTTTGTGAGCACTCAAGACATAAAGATATAACTCATGTCCAAATTTTTAAGTAATATGGTTTGTCCAAATAATCTGCATTACAATCTAGAGGTTTGCCAGCTGTGGATTCCCTGTTTCTGACACATACCCATATAACTTGATAATCTCCACTCTAATCCCAAGGATACAGTTTTCTTGGTCTTTATTAGGAGTTTACAAATGGGCTAGCTTAGACAAAAAACAAACTGATGTAAGTATATTACTCATGGACATTGTGATACTCCCCCCAGCTTGCTACACACATACTCCCTATTGACTGCACATAGCTATTTAGTACTTACTATTTAGCCATGGCTACTTAGTATTTACTATCCTGAACTACAATGGGAACTGATCTGCCCCCATGTGTGAATAAAGCTTCCTTATAAGTCATTTCCTTCAACTGATGAGATTTCCTTGTCTTCTGTCAGTCTGAGAAAAAAGTTTTCTCAGAATGAACTACAGAATGGTAAATTCCTTATAGCCATGATATGTGAATTCCATTGTGCCCTTCGAGGCTAGCACTAAGTCCCTAGATTTGTTGTATGCTTGTCAGAAGTCAATTACAATGCTAGAATTCATTGCAGATCAGATCAAGACAGTGGTTTCAACCCTGTGGTCCTCTGTTAGCTAGTTTGCTGTGACAtactgtagggtaagtggaggcagtctggcttcctaaCCCAGGTGTCTGGATAACTAAGAGGaacagtgttcccatagccttggagaggcctgataactagtgttctcatagccttgagactgggtccgataaactgttcccataataTGAAGTGGGCTTGCAcacacagaattatgttatgttacgTAATGTTCTGGCaattttccagctttgttcccctctagtaattaaacaggtagggactccctgctgggggcgatggtgatgagagacatgcaaggggacaggtgccatgatggaTGCCactctggggagcaagggccGTGACATGAGACATGTAGATAGACAggcagcttgcagcatgcatagctcgcccacccatgaataaagacATGGCAGATAGCCGAATgtctctgtgaatatttttctgtctgcacaaataccatgaacctgcctggccttgaagggtggcaacacaatTGGCATAGCCATCAGGATTTGTCGCAGAATGCAATGGAGCAGGCGCCCCGGAGGTAGTATTCAGTGGCCAGGCTCCTGGCAGCTTGGCTTCCCACCCCATGACTGGCCCTATGTCAGTGGTGCACAGACACAGTGGAGAAAGccctgtgggtggtggggaagacCCGAGAAAAGCCCAGTGCCCGGCGGCCCTGGGGGCCAtgggctgggtgtttctttcagctttgAAAACTGAGACAGAGACTATGCTTTAAGATAGCGAAGTCCCAAGAGTCCTGAGAAAGAGCAGAAGCTCTGAAGACTGAAGAAGAGGAGACTGCACTTTCCAACACTGCGAAGTTACACGAGGCAGAGAAGAAAAGTCTTGAAAGCTTGAGTGTGCACCATGCCTCTGAAGGCAGCTGAGCTGCTGCAATCCCCACGCCCTCTCATAGTGAGTGACTCAGGggaagaggggggtgggggtggggcgggaaatGAACTGACTTCCCTTGAGGGCAGCAGCCTATGGCTCCTGGGGGAAGTTCTGGTCTGGGaatccccttcccttccctgccccacacagATGTAGAACACAGTTGCTGAGTGACTGGCCAGAGGGTCGGCCCGGTCTGGGTGCTTTGGCAGTAGCAGCGCCAGCACCAGGAAAGCTCTGCTCCCAGCACGCTGATCAGAAGAGGCAGGGACCGCTGCAGGCGAGCAGCGTGGGCTGCTGTGCCTGTGGGTCAAGGCCAAGCACCTGGAGCTGAGCTTTGCAGCAGTGTTCCAGGAGAAGGGGCGGCCATGGGAGCTGTTAGAGCTAGTCGTGTGACTCAGGAGGCTGTGAGAGAGCAGGTTGGAGCTGGCATGAGATAGGGAAGCAGGTGCTGGCACCCAGAAAGCTCACCGATAAGAAGCTGGCAAGAGAGCCACGGTGGTGGCGGCAGCACGCAAGTTCAGTGCCTGTCAGAGAGGTCCCGGAAGATGGAAGATGAGAGTGGCACCTAGAGCCACAGAGACAGCAGTCACCGGAGTTGCAGAAACAGAGGCCCAGTGACCTGAGGGGATGCAGCGAAGGTGCCAGCAATCAGCACCCACCTGGGCAGCATGTGGTGCTGCACAAGTGCAGCTCCTGGTGTCAACGCACTGGCGTCCCGTGCAGGCCTAAATTATCTGTCCAAACCCTGGGGGGTGTGACCCAAAAAGGCCCGTCCTGTGCATTTAAAGGGCCATTTGGCTGTGCCAGCCTCCCAAGAATAGGGAGGAACTATCCTGCTAGACCCTGTGAGCTAGATGTGCCTGTGACACAGGAAAACTTTGGATGGGTTTTGTGGCAGTGATCAGAACGGCTTCATCAACCCTTGGGTTTCTGGTCCCAACTGTGGAAGGGAGGAACAGAGGTACGGTACTTCTTTATTAAAAAGCAGTTGGTTGCTGTATATGCTGCCCTGTTGGCCAAAGAGGCCACAACAGGAACTGCCCCTGAGACAGTTAGGACCATGTATCCCATTGCAGGGTGGGTCCAGGACTGGATGGCCAAGCCTCCTAGTGGGATGGCTCAGATGCCCACATTAGCTAAGTGCGGGGCTTATCTGCAACACAGGAGTACTCTGTCCACTAATGCTTTGTGGGCTGAGCTATAAGAAGTGTTAGGTCCAGTTATTTATGTAGATAAGAAATCTACCGTTCCTGTCCCTTTAGAAGAGATGGAAGCTAGCTCCTTCCAGGAAGGGCAAGCACCTATACCCTCAGATGCATGGTTCACTGATGGGTCCAGCAAGGGCCAGCCTGCTGTGTTAACTGCTATACCAGTTCAACCAGAGACAGAGACAATGTGGTTTGACACTGGTGTGGAACAGAGCAGCCAATGGGCAGAACTCTGAGTGATGTGGCAGTCAATGAAGCCCCACCCCTGACTATTTGCACAGATAGTTGGGCGGTGTACCGAGGGTTAAAATTATGGATCTCTACATGGCATGCACATAAGTGAATGGTTATGCATAGTCCATTGTGGGGACAAGCTCTGTGGCAAGACTTATGGGAGTTAGTCCACCAGAAACAAATTACTGTATATCATGTTACTGAACATTCACCTTTTGCTTCCCCTGGAAATGATGAGGCTGGTACTCTAGCCAAGGTGCGGTGGCTAGAAACGGCACCTGCCAATACCTCAGGAAGGGAAGTAGCCCAGTGGCTACACCGTCACCTCTGACATGCTGGGCAGAAGACGATGTGGTCCACTATCAAAACTTGGGGGTCGCCTGTTACATTGGCAGAGGCACAAAAAGCCTGTGAGACCTGTGTTGTCTGCTGGTAAGAGCATCCCCAGAGGCCTGTGGGAACTTCTGGACAGGTAGTGTAGGGACGGGTACCGCTGACCCGGTGGCAGGTGGATGTAATTGGACCCCTACCTAGTTCAGAGGGGTATaagtatgctattacaggtgtggaCATGACCACTGGACTTTTAGCTGCTTATCCCTCACGGCACCCAGATCAGAAAGCAGTGATTGCTGCACTGGAGCAGTTATGTGCTGCTTGTGGGTGACCCCTAATCATTGAAAATGATCAGGGGATGCATTTTACTGGGGCCTTGGTACAATAGTGGGCTCAAGACTTGCAGATTGACTGGAAATTTTATGTGGCTTATCACTCCCAAGCTGCTGGAATGACTGAATGGTACAGTGATCTCAAAGCAAGGCCTGTGAGCTGCAACTGCCACCACTATGCTGAGGGGTTGGACAAAACGCTTGTGGACTATCCTCCAGACTCTAAATGAGAGGAGTCAGAGGGGGCGCCCAGCTCTGGTGGAAGCACTGCTCCACCGGACTGCTGCTCCTATTCAGCTGCAGGTACAGACTAAGGATGCTTTACTGAAACCAGGCATGTGAAAACTGGGGAATATTCTCCTGCCTGCTCCAGAGGACCTGGAGCAAGGGCAAACAGCTATTTGGACGTGGCCTTGGGAAATCAAAGCCCCCCACATGTGCTGGGTGGCCCTTGTTGCCCCTTGGGGCTAAGGGGTGGACAGAGATTTACAAATAGTGCCTTTGGTGATTGAGACCTGGTCCCCAGTCTTAAAGGTGACATATCCAGGGCCAGCAGACCACGAAATGTTTCTTCGTGGCACCTTTGTGATTTCCCTATGGCCCATTATGAGTTGTCCCCTATTATTGCAAATAGATGCTGGGCCTCCAGTTAAGGCACAAAATGTCTGGTATTTATACCCAGGAAGACCCCTTCTGGCAGCCACTGTCCTATTGGCTGGCCAGAAGCTGGCTTGTATATTGTCAGAAGGTCGTGACTTGCCTTTACTGGTATCTATAACTGCTCTGTCTTTTTTGCCCATAGAGTGCAAGGTAACACCTTAGTGGACTGGGTTCATACCTATGCCTTAGTGGCTGACCAATCAGCATGCTGGGTCTGCACTGAACTCTCCCTGAGCACGCTGGTACTGGCTTCCCATGGTGCAtttctcctgcttctgtctcaaatTTGACTTGGCTTCAGAACCAGTGTAACAGCACACATCCGTTGCAGAATATGACCTGGACTGAAATCTTTGCTGGGGCCAAGCAGCACTATGACTGGTCCAGGTCATTAAGTGGCTATTCTGTATAAGATGGGTTGGGGTGGCTCACAGCTGAGGCTGCAGAACTGGCTGGACCAGCTCCCCTTTGCATTAAGAACTCCAAAGGACAAGCCCAGGTGGGCTGGACTCCAACAGGTCTGTGTCAGACCCATATTCTTGGACATTGCTAGGAGGTGTGGAATGGTGCATGGGCTGCTGTTCCCACTGGCACCCTCTGGGTGGGTGGCCCACATGAGAAGCCTTACTTCTATGGAAACTGGACTGGCTGTTGTACCTAAGGGTGGCCTGATTACTTGTGTCTTGCCTGTATGCTGTTAAAGCTTGTACTGCTGCTGCGGCAGCACTTGTGTTTTGATTGCTTGTTGCTGTAGCCTATACTGCTGTTGTGGGTTATGGGTGCAGGGCTCTCCCCTCCTCACCAAGGAAACCTTGCGGAAGACATCCTTGCATAGATTGTAAGGTGAAAAACTCAGAAGGGGTGgattgtagggtaagtggaggcagtctctctttctcacccaggtgtctgggtagctaagggaagcagtgttctcatagccttggaggggcctggtAAGTagtgttctcacagccttgagacctgggtctgataaactgatcccataacatgaagtgggctcgcatgcgcagaattatgttatgttacatAACGTTCTGGCAGTTTTCCGGCTTTATTCCCCTCTAGTAATTAAACAGGTaaggactccctgctgggggtgatggtgatgagagacacgcaaggggacaggtgccgagatgggtgccatgctggggagcaagggccatgacatgagacatgcagatagacaggcagcttgcagcatgcatagctcgcccacccatgaataaagacATGGCAGACAGCCGAATgtctctgtgaatatttttctgtctgcACAAATAcaatgaacctgcctggccttgaatggCAGCAGCACACATACCTTGGCATCTATGAAGTGCTTGTGGATTTGTAGAACAAGCACAAGATCCTTCTGGATTCAAAAGCCTAAGTTTTTGTCTCTTGCTAGGTACATGGCCTTAGAGAGTCACCTAgactctgagcctgtttcttcacctgtaaaatgtagCCAAACATCACCCTCCTGTTTAAGCTGGAGGAATGGATGTGATGCTTTGCACAAGGCGAATCTTGTTACAAATGTAGATATGTGAAGGAAGCTGTGCCTCTCAAAGCCCATCCTAACACAATTGCAAGTgctcttaatacattttttaaatgatagcagaGTTCTCTAACAATGTAACACAGAGAGGCACTTTGAGGGGAGGTAAGACGCAGGGAGGCAAACTTTACCACCTTAACACAATGCCTGGATCAGTGAGAAGGAAAGGCAGGCCCCTTCAAAGCAGGAGCTTTTAAAACTCCCTAGCCCAAATTAAAACTAATCAAATCTTTCTCAGTCACACCCCACCCCATGAAAAGCTTTGGAGTTGAGCCACCACAGATCCTTCTCTTTGTCCTTGAAGAAAATCCTTAATAAACAAATCACAGGACCAGGGCTGTATTTCCAATGACTCAGTCCTCCCTAAACACAACTGGGGCCCATAGTAGTTAACTTCCTTGACTAACTTGGCTCTTGACTTGCTCCTGATTTTTATCATGAGGCAGCCTTAGAGATTCCTGGGACTGTGGAAATACAGGACAGGAAGTTATATGTGCTGTTAAATGAGAAGGGTTGGGGCAAAATTGTCTCTAAGGGCCCTTCCAGTTCTGATATTTCAGGATTATAAGagtttcttttccatattttctcaGGGAAACCTGTGTAGATGAGGTAAGATCAGGGTGAGGCAACTTGATTTTTGCCAGAGCTAACTGACAGACTCCAAGATAGAAAGGAATACTTTGGGCCACAAAGGATCCTGACAAGGATCTGGAACAGCTCAACAGTCTTGGGGTTTATCCCTGGAGCATGAGCTCCTGGCCTTTCACCTCTCTAAATGGAGAAGTGCTCCCAGGCACCCTATTAGCAATGTGGCCTTGATCAGTGCCAACAGTTGGAAATGGACAAGGACTTCTGTTGAGCTGAGACCCGACATGTGATAGAAAAGGGAagacaggagaggaaggagaggaaaataatGGTTATCTCCTGGCGGGTGGTGTAATTAATCAGTTTGATATCTTTGACAATTTTAGTCTATTTGAATATCAGGcatccattttaaaagaaacttatgAACACAATTTATCTGGCAGGTTATTGCAGGGCCAGGACTGGGTTGAGGTGAGGTGTTAGAGGCACTTGCCTCAGGGGCAAATTTTAAGGGGGTACCAAAAACTCAGCAaccaagataaataatattttaatgtactatttttaaaaatcaaaattaatgccagtcagagaaagacaagtaccatatgatttcactcgtgtggaatctaatgaacaacataaacaaacaaaacagagagcagaatgacagctatcagaggggaggggggttgggaagtttggtgaaaaaggtgaagagattaagccaaaaaaaaaaaaaaaacccaccttatagacccagacaacagtatggagattaccaaagggaaaaggaaacaggGGAC
Protein-coding regions in this window:
- the AKAP4 gene encoding A-kinase anchor protein 4, whose product is MSDNIDWLHSPRGVCKVDIYSPKERQEQERKVICFVDVSTLNTEDKGSKDAGGSSSGRDLALDHLEETEIIVIKDTEKQNQSKMEGSVCLFKQAPSNPISVPNWLLNDLQKYALGFQHALSPSASTCKRKVGEAEDEHHKLPSANCYSVYADQLNIDYMANRPQSLHLEMTAANNTNNNQSPSTSSTKSSSTHRAVISPEGECSMDDLSFYVNRLSNLVIQMAHKEIKDKLENGSKCYHYSIYPPSGDKGKNGPRSAVSKIASEMVHDAVEMTSAEVRGTGEEGKEGGRKTFMYSELSNKSKGGDKQMCQKDSKEFTDTLSKGLMVYANQVASDMMVSVMRSLKVHTSGKPIPACVVLKRVLLKHTKEIVSDLIDSFLKNLHSVTGVLMTDSDFVSAVKRNLFNHGKQNATDILEAMLKRLVCAMLGEKETKSQSLLYASLKAGSHDLKCKNQSKNQSLEFSTMKAEMKGKDKCKVKPDEYKSLISAERVGEHILKESLAMWNQTQGNQGKIAGKACTNMEEKRENISPSTYLLAKDLIVSALMLIQYHLTQQAKGKDTLEEDCPGSTMGYMTQSAQYEKNVGGHTAKALSMKHLESRVAPGSSACVKESQQTDCQKSDMSNIVLSLIQKLLSESTCNRDSQSTFNIDEQSEVESKPSEFSSNKATFMSERVEEQFQDNSELDFVSGTKQMNRQFIDQLVESVMKLCLIMAKYSNNKEALAELEEQALANNPSYQVGGPRCNHDGAMSHQAFPGPEVIVNNQCSTSSLQKQLQAVLQWIAASQFNVPMLYFMGDDDGQLEKLPQVSAKAAEKGYSVGDLLQEVMKFAKERQLDEAVGNMTRKQLLDWLLTNL